One Onychomys torridus chromosome 17, mOncTor1.1, whole genome shotgun sequence genomic window carries:
- the Tma16 gene encoding translation machinery-associated protein 16, translated as MPKGLKGKIVGREKKVIHPYSRKAAQITRESHKQDKKERLKTERALRLNLIGDKLQWFHSHLDTKKKRYSKKDACELIERYLGRFSSELEQIELHNSIKGRQGRRHCSRETVIQQTMERERQQYRSCGFEIPDILDANNLQTFREWDFDLKKLPNIKMRKLCANDAIPKKRKQKTILNVETDLNIEKDLGELELTVETGDFKDGKLEAASEASDSDEEMTPVPACPREAS; from the exons ATG CCTAAAGGACTGAAAGGAAAAATTGTAGGTcgagaaaaaaaagtcatccatCCGTACAGCAGGAAAGCAGCCCAGATTACAAGAGAGTCTCACAAACAAGACAAGAAGGAAAG ATTGAAGACTGAGAGGGCCCTGCGTCTCAACCTTATTG GTGACAAACTTCAGTGGTTTCACAGTCACCTggatacaaaaaaaaagagatattCAAAGAAGGATGCCTGTGAATTAATTGAAAG GTACTTGGGTCGATTCAGCAGTGAGCTGGAGCAGATTGAGCTGCATAACAGCATCAAGGGCAGACAGGGCCGGCGACACTGCTCCCGGGAGACTGTCATCCAGCAGACCATGGAGCGGGAGCGGCAGCAGTACAGAAGCTGTGGCTTTG aaatcCCAGACATTTTAGATGCTAATAATCTGCAGACTTTTCG AGAATGGGATTTTGATCTGAAGAAATTGCCAAACATCAAAATGAGGAAACTTTGTGCTAATGATGCCATCCCCAAGAAGCGCAAACAGAAAACCATTTTAAATGTAGAAACAGATTTAAACATAGAAAAAGATTTAGGGGAATTAGAACTAACTGTGGAAACTGGAGACTTTAAAGATGGGAAATTGGAGGCAGCAAGTGAAGCAAGTGACTCGGATGAAGAAATGactccagtgcctgcctgcccTAGGGAGGCCTCTTGA